One part of the Candidatus Borreliella tachyglossi genome encodes these proteins:
- a CDS encoding coiled-coil domain-containing protein, protein MIKDLKSKIQKLTLEKDKTLVELGKMLKNSNVIELKKLASYTSLKLIEKELSQLKVNLTRSEDNENKLKELHKNLKEYTISKKITLKIYKSKLIRIAEAIINNYPNNLKPILEYKMNFTKSMLEKHKYKITKTIDNEKIDFFKKLIKNIKIMLKAIINKIYIGKVAKEFEKRILKEYSSSENLEKLVNEFVENTDLNKELIEEFRLMNETHSSIIKINNDIKETKNQSIKDKINNKHKIENDINLVQTNKDEILKRIAEEFIEMSKTDKGLSKIGTIGSLLQTIENLNQQISKLNEDLIKTIKIEEIATIQAKMQQLIKNKESIENKLNELNSKIGILQNEIDELDNK, encoded by the coding sequence ATGATAAAAGATCTTAAATCTAAAATTCAAAAATTAACCTTAGAGAAAGATAAAACCTTAGTTGAACTCGGGAAGATGCTTAAAAATAGCAATGTAATAGAACTTAAAAAATTGGCGTCTTACACCTCTTTAAAACTAATTGAAAAAGAACTATCTCAGCTTAAAGTAAACTTAACTAGATCAGAAGATAATGAAAATAAACTTAAAGAATTACACAAAAACCTTAAAGAATACACGATAAGTAAAAAAATTACTCTTAAAATATATAAATCCAAGCTTATAAGAATAGCTGAGGCAATCATAAACAACTACCCAAATAATCTGAAACCAATTCTAGAATACAAAATGAACTTTACTAAATCAATGCTTGAAAAGCATAAGTATAAAATTACGAAAACAATAGATAATGAAAAAATCGATTTCTTCAAAAAGTTGATCAAAAATATTAAGATCATGCTAAAGGCCATTATAAATAAAATATACATAGGTAAAGTAGCAAAAGAATTCGAGAAAAGAATATTAAAAGAATATTCATCCTCAGAAAATTTAGAAAAATTAGTCAATGAATTTGTAGAAAACACAGATCTAAATAAAGAACTTATTGAAGAATTTAGATTAATGAATGAAACTCATTCAAGCATCATAAAGATAAATAATGATATCAAAGAAACAAAAAATCAAAGCATAAAAGACAAAATTAATAACAAGCATAAGATAGAGAATGACATTAACCTTGTTCAAACAAATAAAGACGAGATTTTAAAAAGAATCGCCGAAGAATTTATTGAAATGTCAAAAACAGATAAGGGATTAAGCAAAATTGGCACAATTGGTTCATTGCTACAAACAATAGAAAATCTAAATCAACAAATATCAAAACTAAATGAAGATTTAATAAAAACAATCAAAATAGAAGAAATTGCAACAATTCAAGCCAAAATGCAACAACTCATAAAAAATAAAGAATCAATCGAGAATAAATTAAATGAATTAAATTCAAAAATAGGAATATTACAAAATGAGATTGACGAGCTTGACAATAAATAA
- a CDS encoding tetratricopeptide repeat protein, which translates to MKTNLLLFKNLIIFTLFLVLLFNSNLIYSQRLIRIGQEEIKIKNYSKAIKTLSEAIQKYPKVQNGYYFLAIAYRENNQLTESEGALLDGIAIGGDIDYKLYFELGNIMFKRGEGYYNLAIKYYSNSIKNMPNYDKSLLNRANSYVEQGKVNFKEKDYKSAWDSYTMAIHDYSQFITLRYETDKKDDILYMIDLLRNKKADLEELDKSLKTRSNHIPIEQKGNEKTKDNKEKKDDEEHKDHQDENKNNEDQKDNKEHEDKKTMLKEGFEDNLKTDSLIELEKINWQEELNIDE; encoded by the coding sequence ATGAAAACAAATTTATTACTGTTTAAAAATTTAATAATCTTTACCTTATTTTTAGTTCTATTATTTAATTCAAATTTAATATATTCTCAAAGATTAATAAGAATTGGTCAAGAAGAGATAAAAATCAAAAACTATTCAAAGGCAATAAAAACCCTCAGTGAGGCTATTCAGAAATATCCAAAGGTACAAAACGGATATTACTTTTTAGCAATAGCTTATAGAGAAAATAACCAATTAACAGAATCAGAAGGTGCTCTGCTTGATGGAATTGCAATAGGAGGCGATATTGATTATAAGTTATATTTTGAACTTGGAAATATAATGTTTAAACGAGGTGAGGGGTATTATAATCTAGCAATCAAATATTATTCCAATTCAATTAAAAATATGCCCAATTACGACAAATCACTACTTAACAGAGCAAATTCTTACGTTGAACAGGGTAAAGTGAATTTTAAGGAAAAAGATTACAAGAGTGCTTGGGATTCATATACTATGGCAATCCATGATTATTCACAATTTATTACACTAAGATACGAGACTGATAAAAAAGATGATATTCTATATATGATTGATCTTTTACGAAATAAAAAGGCAGACCTTGAAGAGCTTGACAAAAGTCTTAAGACAAGAAGTAATCACATTCCTATAGAACAGAAAGGCAATGAAAAAACAAAAGATAACAAAGAGAAGAAAGACGATGAGGAGCATAAAGATCATCAAGATGAGAATAAAAACAACGAAGATCAAAAGGATAATAAAGAGCATGAAGATAAAAAAACAATGCTTAAAGAAGGGTTTGAAGATAATTTAAAAACAGATTCTTTAATTGAGCTAGAAAAAATTAATTGGCAAGAGGAGTTGAACATAGATGAATAA
- a CDS encoding substrate-binding domain-containing protein: MMRAIKIIFIVSLVFLFSNCTIKSNEDIIPIGGSTTASSIMDELILRYQKINDKIKVTYDAQGSSVGIKGLFDGIYKMAISSRDATEEELAKGAKITVIAHDALIFITSPDVRITNITEHDLAKILNGSIQNWKQIGGSDARINFINRDSSSGSYSSVKELVLEKILKSPEEAQFRQDSIVVKSNGEVIEKVSLTPNSIGYISFGYARGAMEKGLDTLSINSIYPTKETITQNKYNIKRSLITITTSMSENKNTLDFIEFVLGPNGQDIVEEQGFIGITNTTKRN, translated from the coding sequence TTGATGAGAGCAATCAAGATAATATTTATTGTTTCATTAGTCTTTTTATTTAGCAATTGTACAATCAAAAGTAATGAAGATATTATTCCGATTGGCGGATCTACTACAGCCAGCTCTATTATGGATGAGTTAATTTTAAGATATCAAAAAATAAATGACAAAATTAAAGTAACTTATGATGCTCAAGGCAGTAGCGTTGGCATTAAAGGATTATTTGATGGTATTTACAAAATGGCAATCTCATCAAGAGATGCAACCGAGGAGGAACTCGCTAAGGGAGCAAAAATCACAGTAATCGCCCACGATGCTTTAATATTCATTACAAGTCCTGATGTTAGAATTACAAATATCACAGAACATGATTTGGCAAAGATACTTAATGGAAGTATCCAAAACTGGAAACAAATTGGTGGATCTGATGCCAGAATTAACTTCATAAACCGAGATTCATCATCCGGTTCCTATTCATCCGTTAAAGAACTCGTTCTTGAAAAAATACTAAAATCTCCTGAAGAAGCTCAATTTAGGCAGGATAGTATTGTGGTGAAATCTAATGGAGAAGTTATTGAGAAAGTAAGTCTTACACCAAATTCAATTGGCTATATTAGTTTTGGCTACGCAAGAGGGGCAATGGAAAAAGGTCTAGATACACTCTCAATAAACAGCATCTACCCTACAAAAGAAACAATCACACAGAATAAATATAATATAAAAAGAAGTCTGATAACAATTACAACCAGTATGTCCGAGAATAAAAATACACTTGACTTTATTGAATTTGTGCTAGGTCCAAATGGGCAAGATATTGTTGAAGAACAAGGATTCATAGGAATTACAAACACCACTAAACGTAACTAA
- the mutL gene encoding DNA mismatch repair endonuclease MutL: MNKIKFLDKSLVQKIAAGEAIDRPCSILRELLDNSIDSGADKIEIFLEEGGIRRILITDNGSGISQADLKICYLPHTTSKINAEQDLEKIKTLGFRGEALSSIAICSNLVITSSTTGEESYQIEVENGIEKYFKKQSPINGTIVDVTNLFHNFPARKRFLKKDSVETKMCLKVFEDKAVAHPEIDFKLSINNELRKVYFKERLIDRVQSVYGEVIENNKFGKIEAEYEHVKMKIFFAPPNFSRKDRRNIKIFVNKRPVEEKILSEAIIDGHSRILTNRNFPICYLFLEIEPKYIDFNIHPQKKEVRFFNLPFLPKQISNNINRFFDREQKDILQDYHNIIIKRQLTNDMHLLQPEIESQNSDFQAYEITQNEELILEKPQSNQITNIIEDKIKFESHNLTQKDKPSFKTYIQDIFLKTSTMLNAINKPKEEEPKFRYIGQIFSEFLIAEKDNEVYFIDQHALHEKIIYKSLQTTKKTIQNLLIPIEFDVDCEDANRILESELEEYKKIDIVVTKIKEQSYQLESIPNICNKYENVIIKFLKTRKSKTINSLEADLYANLACRQAIKRNDIISSEFSKFLINELFNLNLKYCPHGRKIYYKISKFDLEKSVDRK; encoded by the coding sequence ATGAATAAAATAAAATTTTTAGATAAAAGCTTAGTACAAAAAATAGCAGCAGGCGAAGCCATAGATAGGCCTTGTTCTATTTTAAGAGAATTACTTGACAACTCTATAGATTCTGGTGCAGATAAAATCGAAATTTTTCTTGAGGAAGGCGGCATTCGCAGAATATTAATAACGGATAATGGCAGTGGCATAAGCCAAGCAGACTTAAAGATATGCTATCTACCTCACACTACCTCAAAAATAAATGCAGAACAAGACCTTGAAAAAATAAAAACACTAGGATTTAGAGGTGAAGCTCTCTCAAGTATTGCCATTTGTTCGAACCTCGTAATAACCAGTTCAACTACAGGTGAAGAAAGCTATCAAATTGAAGTTGAAAATGGAATTGAAAAATATTTTAAAAAACAATCCCCAATAAATGGAACAATAGTAGATGTTACAAACCTATTTCACAACTTTCCAGCAAGAAAAAGATTCTTAAAAAAAGATTCCGTTGAAACAAAAATGTGTTTAAAAGTTTTTGAAGATAAAGCCGTTGCTCATCCTGAGATTGACTTCAAGCTAAGCATAAATAATGAACTGAGAAAAGTCTACTTCAAAGAAAGACTAATAGATAGAGTCCAAAGCGTGTATGGCGAGGTAATAGAAAACAACAAATTTGGGAAAATAGAGGCAGAATATGAACATGTCAAAATGAAAATATTTTTTGCCCCGCCCAATTTTTCAAGAAAAGACAGAAGAAACATAAAAATATTTGTCAACAAAAGACCTGTTGAAGAAAAAATCCTATCTGAGGCAATAATAGATGGCCATAGTAGAATATTAACCAATAGAAATTTTCCAATATGTTATCTGTTTCTAGAAATAGAACCTAAATACATTGATTTTAATATACATCCTCAAAAAAAAGAAGTAAGATTTTTTAACTTACCATTTCTACCAAAACAAATTTCAAACAACATTAATAGGTTCTTTGACAGAGAACAAAAAGATATTTTACAAGACTATCACAACATAATAATAAAAAGACAATTAACAAATGATATGCATCTATTACAACCCGAAATTGAATCACAAAACTCAGATTTTCAAGCTTACGAAATCACGCAAAATGAAGAATTAATCTTAGAAAAACCTCAAAGTAACCAAATAACAAACATAATAGAAGACAAGATAAAATTTGAAAGCCACAATTTAACTCAAAAAGATAAACCTTCATTTAAAACCTACATCCAAGATATTTTTCTCAAAACTTCCACAATGCTAAATGCAATCAACAAACCAAAAGAAGAAGAACCTAAATTTAGATATATAGGTCAAATATTTTCTGAATTTTTAATAGCAGAAAAGGATAACGAAGTTTATTTCATAGACCAACACGCACTGCATGAAAAAATCATATATAAGAGCCTTCAAACTACAAAAAAAACTATCCAAAACCTTTTAATACCAATTGAATTTGACGTAGATTGTGAAGATGCAAACAGAATACTAGAAAGCGAACTGGAAGAATATAAAAAAATAGATATTGTAGTTACAAAAATAAAAGAACAAAGTTACCAACTTGAATCAATTCCCAATATTTGTAATAAGTATGAAAATGTTATAATTAAATTTTTAAAAACAAGAAAGAGTAAAACAATTAATTCCCTAGAGGCTGATTTATACGCGAATCTCGCTTGCAGGCAGGCTATTAAGAGAAATGACATTATAAGCTCTGAATTCAGTAAATTTTTAATAAATGAACTTTTTAATCTAAACTTAAAATATTGTCCTCACGGAAGAAAAATTTACTATAAAATATCTAAATTTGATCTTGAAAAAAGTGTCGACAGAAAATAG
- a CDS encoding tetratricopeptide repeat protein, whose protein sequence is MNKGRSLSILLILIFILISSFVGLGYFIYKDRLNKNNQEIMLNEVKNSVMDRNYKKAYSITKMLKENYPQNADIAMLESTLSELANNSPFESKDLQRDIANQILDKIKGREKSIPINNENSEIAFNNRYIKNTTTIENYADRQNDSGIEDADILEFKQSKVPENLGYNKNKIDNKQESNLNNNESINNQKNLFNLRKLKDNLTKELNSSGNSHVDNQKKVIMEHKKNEDKLTEKNTNNSKTKEIKQIERPKEQPTTLKLKPSVQIKQTTPKNIPSKPQDQITGKIERPYSYSIKKELYEILDNINTGNPSIGKARLNEMIKKGLSDKFNKVNALIDSLKNQEAARLLLKLIKQNVESKLVSIQKAPLKKELFKQDQPKQEISQVKDHSLDSKIQTKDVSQPAVNHFRQTSTDLKSLKMLALANEEKQDLQKAEEIYEEIASMTKTAEDYYRVGIIKFKLKKHEESIKAFNETTLLNPKHKKAYTNKGTALIILNKPKEAVEAFQKAIAIDQNYDTAYYKKGIAEEKNNDDQNAFLSFKKAHDITKNPLYALKTGISANHIGDFQNGEKYLNMASSLIKEKIDIIFYNLSISKFENDDLTEALKIIDKALSINPEKSEYLYLKASICLTKGNYNDAILLYNTVILKNPENITAHINLAKAYEKLGNELKAIETLEKISNTDHVLVLNNLGILYKTQKNYQKAINIFQKAEKNLSLEAKYNLATTFFAIKDNKRAMEKFKEYIKLDPNNPEALHALGIIEYNENGNDKVLKELIKKFPNYDKNKTIIKIIGS, encoded by the coding sequence ATGAATAAAGGAAGAAGCTTATCTATACTATTAATTTTAATATTTATACTTATTTCTTCATTTGTGGGTCTTGGTTACTTCATATATAAAGATCGATTAAACAAAAATAACCAAGAAATAATGTTAAACGAGGTAAAAAACAGTGTTATGGATAGAAACTATAAAAAAGCCTATTCAATAACAAAAATGCTAAAAGAAAATTATCCACAAAACGCAGATATTGCTATGCTTGAGTCTACTTTATCAGAACTTGCCAATAACAGTCCTTTTGAATCAAAAGATTTACAAAGAGACATTGCTAATCAAATATTAGATAAAATAAAAGGAAGAGAAAAATCAATACCTATTAACAATGAAAATTCTGAAATTGCTTTCAATAATAGATACATCAAAAACACTACAACAATAGAAAACTATGCTGATAGACAAAACGATTCTGGTATTGAAGACGCAGACATTCTAGAATTTAAGCAAAGTAAAGTACCTGAGAATCTAGGTTATAACAAAAATAAAATAGACAACAAACAAGAATCAAATTTAAATAACAATGAATCTATTAATAATCAAAAAAATTTATTTAACTTAAGAAAACTAAAAGATAACCTAACCAAAGAACTCAATAGTAGTGGAAACTCCCATGTAGACAATCAAAAAAAAGTGATAATGGAACACAAAAAAAATGAAGATAAACTCACAGAAAAGAATACAAATAATTCTAAGACAAAGGAAATCAAACAAATTGAAAGACCTAAAGAACAACCTACTACTTTAAAACTAAAACCGTCAGTCCAAATCAAACAAACAACTCCCAAAAATATTCCTTCTAAACCACAAGATCAAATCACTGGGAAAATAGAGAGACCTTATAGCTACTCTATAAAGAAAGAACTATATGAAATATTAGATAACATTAATACTGGGAATCCTTCTATTGGAAAAGCAAGACTTAATGAGATGATTAAAAAAGGATTAAGCGATAAATTCAATAAAGTAAATGCTTTGATTGACAGTTTAAAAAATCAAGAAGCCGCCCGACTCTTACTTAAACTAATAAAACAAAATGTTGAGTCTAAACTAGTTAGCATACAAAAAGCTCCTTTAAAAAAGGAGCTTTTTAAGCAAGATCAACCTAAGCAGGAAATCTCTCAGGTAAAAGATCATTCATTAGACAGTAAAATACAAACAAAGGATGTGTCCCAACCCGCTGTAAACCATTTTAGGCAAACTTCAACGGATTTAAAATCCCTTAAAATGCTAGCATTAGCTAATGAGGAAAAACAAGACTTACAAAAGGCTGAAGAAATTTATGAAGAAATTGCAAGCATGACAAAAACTGCAGAAGATTACTACAGAGTTGGAATAATTAAATTTAAACTTAAAAAACACGAAGAATCAATAAAAGCATTCAATGAGACAACATTACTTAATCCAAAGCACAAAAAGGCGTATACGAATAAAGGAACAGCTTTAATAATATTAAATAAACCCAAGGAAGCGGTTGAAGCGTTCCAAAAGGCAATTGCAATCGACCAAAATTATGATACTGCCTACTACAAAAAAGGAATAGCAGAGGAAAAAAATAATGATGATCAAAATGCTTTTTTAAGTTTTAAAAAAGCTCACGATATTACAAAAAATCCTCTCTACGCTCTAAAGACAGGAATTAGTGCAAACCATATTGGCGACTTTCAAAACGGTGAAAAATATTTAAATATGGCAAGCTCTCTGATAAAAGAAAAAATCGATATTATATTTTATAATCTATCAATATCAAAATTTGAGAACGATGACCTTACTGAAGCACTCAAGATCATCGACAAAGCTCTTAGTATAAATCCAGAAAAATCTGAATATCTATATTTAAAAGCATCCATTTGCCTGACTAAAGGAAACTACAATGATGCAATATTACTCTACAATACTGTAATCTTAAAAAATCCTGAAAATATTACAGCTCACATAAATTTAGCAAAAGCATATGAAAAGTTAGGAAACGAATTAAAAGCAATTGAAACCCTTGAAAAAATTAGCAATACAGATCATGTACTAGTATTAAACAATCTTGGAATACTTTATAAAACCCAAAAAAACTACCAAAAAGCAATAAATATTTTTCAAAAAGCAGAAAAAAACTTAAGCCTTGAAGCAAAATACAATCTTGCAACTACCTTTTTTGCTATCAAAGATAACAAAAGAGCAATGGAAAAATTCAAAGAATATATCAAACTAGATCCAAATAATCCAGAAGCTCTTCATGCACTAGGCATAATAGAGTATAATGAGAACGGCAATGATAAAGTACTTAAAGAATTGATCAAAAAATTTCCTAATTATGACAAAAATAAAACAATAATCAAGATAATAGGATCATGA
- the efp gene encoding elongation factor P, giving the protein MGTIKSGDIEKGHFLLFKGIPHIVLEREFSKTGRGGSIVRLKLKNLKNRSVIKETLKGADTAEEIEVLEVSSQYLYREGDNLIFMDLETYEQFNVNLREISNLEDKIPFVQEAEVYPLIKWGDEVIDIKLPPKIAFKVVDAEVAVKGDTVTNAMKNVTLHTGFVVKAPLFINVGDKILINSETKEYAERVKD; this is encoded by the coding sequence ATGGGTACAATTAAGTCTGGAGACATTGAAAAAGGTCATTTTTTGCTTTTTAAAGGCATACCACATATTGTTCTTGAACGAGAATTTTCGAAAACAGGCAGAGGGGGTTCAATTGTAAGATTGAAGCTTAAAAATCTTAAGAATAGGTCTGTTATTAAGGAAACTTTGAAAGGTGCGGATACCGCAGAAGAAATTGAGGTTTTAGAAGTAAGCTCTCAATATCTCTATAGGGAGGGTGATAATCTTATTTTTATGGATTTAGAAACTTATGAGCAATTCAATGTTAACCTGAGGGAAATTTCAAATCTTGAGGATAAGATTCCCTTTGTGCAAGAAGCAGAAGTTTATCCTCTGATTAAGTGGGGTGATGAAGTTATTGATATTAAATTACCTCCAAAAATTGCATTTAAAGTTGTAGATGCTGAAGTTGCTGTAAAAGGAGATACTGTAACTAATGCTATGAAAAATGTTACTCTTCATACAGGTTTTGTAGTAAAGGCACCTCTTTTTATTAATGTTGGAGATAAAATATTGATTAATTCTGAAACAAAAGAATATGCCGAAAGAGTTAAAGACTGA
- the rsmD gene encoding 16S rRNA (guanine(966)-N(2))-methyltransferase RsmD, which produces MHISAGKYKGRRVAFTRTGSVRPVMAVVREAFFSILFDQIVGSSFLDVFAGTGIMSLEALSRGANLAHLVDCNKASRNALIRNFEFVSESYKIFFTKAEFFLKKSDLCYDFIYLDPPFNYPFKENLLKLVSENENLKKCVKVIIHCPFKENLSENISRLFKYDLRRYGGSRLDFFKVKSCVYNRD; this is translated from the coding sequence ATGCATATAAGTGCAGGTAAGTATAAGGGACGAAGGGTTGCTTTTACTAGGACTGGCAGTGTACGTCCTGTGATGGCTGTTGTTAGAGAAGCATTTTTTTCTATTCTTTTTGATCAGATTGTAGGTTCAAGTTTTCTTGATGTGTTCGCAGGTACAGGGATAATGTCTCTTGAGGCTCTAAGTAGGGGAGCTAATCTTGCGCATCTTGTTGATTGCAATAAGGCTTCTAGAAATGCTTTGATTAGGAATTTTGAGTTTGTGAGTGAATCTTATAAAATTTTTTTCACAAAGGCTGAATTTTTTCTTAAAAAGAGTGATCTTTGTTATGACTTTATTTATCTTGATCCACCTTTTAATTATCCTTTTAAAGAAAATTTGCTTAAATTAGTCTCAGAAAATGAAAATTTAAAAAAGTGCGTAAAAGTTATTATTCATTGTCCTTTTAAGGAAAATTTGAGTGAAAATATTTCAAGACTCTTTAAATATGATCTTAGAAGATATGGGGGTTCAAGACTGGATTTTTTCAAGGTTAAGTCCTGTGTGTATAATAGAGACTAA
- a CDS encoding BB_0208 family protein codes for MKIVTKHQEFYDSLLILKRYINKNIEEKMLRYNISSKLYKLSEEEIKTLIKISKDYELQKNQIKITLEEYYYEATQHEKIKNWILEIIREKNLLQVKKETNFISKRLGITYKIKSTNFLKLIDIQNNLKYTRDKKELYKQLILNFSSNLKIENLDPTIDILLAVRNRNKEEIKNILKHTQSFQRLFKSSLTKKESRIIKIKKLLILIYWPVGCLSRSLFNKILTKNYRYIIDEVLTLKYDEILRYICTIKNLSLNEIFYKGSNKNINFNYFFNDFTKYTPKYFQNTLKAYLSSFMKIATKEYLQWFFKDKVPNEWENFIFAIEYIAKHMLLNLNDKIEDIIISKFKAEEFFASFEKTNFNPYESSNIFQNRYIRGVFLQNVLNYIKDNTEKIDTYGWIAFYIYADADAKAEFSEDIKEFFKSKNFEIQNQILVYFLSFYPKIDKRHFEFISEVILYLDESKITIPKEIIKMQKTSSNDLNYCCSYIFIKSLILRARVLKILHNNIKPDLMLKLEEFIDVSLLPAICYIAYYSNPDRLKEDKAISPKQKEDILKFITFLTKDQNKFISQTL; via the coding sequence ATGAAAATAGTAACAAAACATCAAGAGTTTTACGATTCTCTGCTCATATTAAAAAGGTATATAAACAAAAATATAGAAGAAAAAATGTTAAGATATAATATCTCATCAAAGCTTTATAAACTAAGTGAAGAAGAAATTAAAACCCTTATAAAAATAAGTAAAGATTATGAGCTCCAAAAAAATCAAATAAAAATAACACTTGAAGAATATTATTATGAAGCAACTCAACACGAAAAAATTAAAAACTGGATACTAGAAATAATTAGAGAAAAAAATTTATTACAAGTAAAAAAAGAGACTAATTTCATTAGTAAAAGACTTGGAATAACATATAAAATAAAATCTACCAACTTTCTAAAATTAATTGATATACAAAACAATCTTAAATACACTAGAGATAAAAAAGAACTATATAAACAGCTAATATTAAATTTTTCTAGCAACTTAAAAATAGAAAATCTAGACCCAACAATAGATATATTATTAGCTGTAAGGAATAGAAATAAGGAAGAAATTAAAAACATACTAAAACATACCCAATCATTTCAAAGACTCTTCAAATCAAGTTTAACAAAAAAAGAAAGTAGAATAATTAAGATTAAAAAATTGCTTATTTTAATATACTGGCCAGTAGGGTGTCTATCTAGATCACTTTTTAATAAAATTCTAACCAAAAATTACAGATACATAATAGATGAAGTCCTCACCTTAAAGTATGATGAGATTCTAAGATACATCTGTACAATAAAAAATTTAAGCCTTAATGAAATTTTTTATAAAGGATCAAATAAAAACATTAATTTTAACTACTTTTTCAACGACTTTACAAAATACACCCCAAAATATTTTCAAAATACCCTAAAGGCTTATCTGTCTTCATTTATGAAAATTGCAACAAAAGAATATCTACAATGGTTTTTTAAAGATAAAGTACCAAATGAATGGGAAAATTTCATCTTTGCAATTGAATACATTGCAAAGCACATGCTACTAAACTTAAATGACAAAATAGAAGATATCATTATCTCAAAATTTAAAGCAGAAGAATTCTTTGCATCTTTTGAAAAAACGAATTTTAACCCATATGAAAGTTCGAACATATTTCAAAACAGATACATAAGAGGGGTATTCCTGCAAAATGTGCTTAATTATATAAAAGACAACACAGAAAAAATAGATACTTATGGATGGATTGCATTTTACATTTATGCAGATGCAGATGCTAAGGCCGAATTCTCAGAAGACATAAAAGAATTTTTTAAGAGCAAAAATTTTGAAATTCAAAACCAAATACTTGTATATTTTCTCTCCTTTTACCCAAAAATCGATAAACGACATTTTGAATTCATATCAGAGGTAATACTTTACCTTGATGAGAGTAAAATTACCATACCTAAAGAAATCATAAAAATGCAAAAAACAAGCTCAAACGACTTAAACTACTGTTGCTCATATATTTTCATTAAGTCATTAATTTTGAGAGCAAGAGTACTTAAAATCCTACACAACAATATCAAACCAGATCTAATGCTAAAACTAGAAGAATTTATAGATGTATCATTACTACCTGCCATATGCTATATTGCTTATTACTCTAATCCAGATAGATTAAAAGAAGATAAAGCAATATCCCCCAAGCAAAAAGAAGACATACTGAAATTCATTACATTTTTAACTAAAGATCAAAATAAATTTATTTCACAAACACTGTGA
- a CDS encoding sugar phosphate nucleotidyltransferase — translation MKGIILAAGYGTRFLPITKTIPKEMLPILNRPSIDYIIEEFIISGIKEILIITSRRKEALDNYFDRDVELEAIFTKECRQDLLEKVKLKDINISFIRQNEMLGTGHALLHAKPWIGAENTIVAYPDDLHIGDPPLTVQLIELHKKTGKNILSVLENPKNINRYGVIELDIDNTHVKDITEKPEIGKEPSNKASIGRFLYTYEFFKYLEEGFKLHKQGEYHHIYALKKLMSERKVLYKTIEGERLDTGDIEGYLEAIIKIAKRDEKLLQIIKDSIRG, via the coding sequence ATGAAAGGTATTATCTTAGCAGCTGGATATGGAACAAGATTCTTACCCATAACAAAAACCATTCCAAAGGAAATGCTACCAATTCTAAACAGACCATCAATTGATTATATTATTGAAGAATTTATTATCTCTGGAATAAAAGAAATACTAATAATAACCTCAAGAAGAAAGGAAGCTTTGGATAATTATTTTGACAGAGACGTTGAACTAGAGGCCATATTTACAAAAGAATGCCGACAAGATCTGCTAGAAAAAGTTAAGCTTAAAGATATTAATATCAGTTTTATAAGGCAAAATGAAATGCTGGGAACAGGTCATGCCTTACTTCACGCAAAGCCCTGGATAGGCGCTGAGAATACAATAGTTGCATATCCTGATGATTTACATATTGGAGATCCGCCATTAACAGTGCAATTAATAGAACTACATAAAAAAACTGGAAAAAATATATTATCCGTTCTTGAAAATCCTAAGAACATCAACAGATATGGCGTAATAGAACTAGATATAGACAATACTCATGTCAAAGACATTACAGAGAAACCAGAGATTGGAAAAGAACCAAGCAATAAAGCATCTATTGGCAGATTTTTATATACTTATGAATTTTTTAAATACTTAGAAGAGGGATTTAAATTACATAAGCAAGGAGAATACCACCATATTTACGCCTTAAAAAAACTGATGTCTGAACGCAAAGTATTATACAAAACAATAGAAGGCGAAAGACTTGACACAGGTGATATAGAAGGTTACCTAGAAGCAATAATAAAAATTGCAAAAAGAGATGAAAAATTATTACAAATAATCAAAGATTCAATTAGAGGTTAA